In Methanosarcina barkeri MS, a single window of DNA contains:
- a CDS encoding S-layer protein domain-containing protein — protein MKRFAAVTLSALMLLTVFASAASAADSVEIRGPVFNGSNIDDIVGDGITIDATQFAAFYYDIDDNVTTETLSIKPVSGNSGNVIGEGGIVYSTKIQQVDYEYEKPSIGWDNYSLLGFFADKYIPLKSNSADKLAKLVLDSDDKYTVRTGETLDLGQGYSLQAKQVDVDGNKVWLEFDKDGEYVDDEIIDVGEGDSTWDVELDDIQDEDDVVVLKVHVNQVFQGAVDSIAQIEGLWLIDYANAIKIESDDEFGDLDDVSINGDTLNITNEDTFTLTRDSTNELAEGLSFKVADTSSNMLRFYLAKEITDPGTYEVRGSVASGAYDWDASNFAGFYYDLNDNVETENLSVSNLKGNVIQKGGLVYTTSIKDVDYEYYKPSLDWDQYPVIGFFAEEYIPLKSNSADKLAKLVLDSDDKYTVKTGETLDLGEGYSLQAKQVDVDGNKVWLEFDKDGEYVDDEIIDVGDGDSTWDVELDDIQDEDDVVVLKVHVNQVFQGAVDSIAQIEGLWLIDYANAIKIESDDEFGELNDVSIQGDTLKISNDDTFTLTRDSDQDIAEGMSFKIADTSTSDLRYYPFVERTVGNNTTVSDITKPSGNETVGNETVTPANITTETPEDVNATPETPEATTPEEPTDNATKPEENSTPGFGVVLGLVGLLGVVYLVRRNN, from the coding sequence ATGAAGAGATTCGCAGCAGTGACACTGTCTGCTCTCATGCTTCTGACTGTATTTGCATCCGCCGCAAGTGCAGCAGACTCAGTTGAGATCCGCGGTCCAGTGTTTAACGGCTCTAATATCGACGACATTGTCGGCGATGGTATTACAATCGATGCTACTCAATTCGCAGCATTCTACTACGATATTGACGATAACGTTACAACTGAAACTCTTTCCATTAAACCTGTCAGTGGAAACAGTGGCAATGTAATTGGAGAGGGTGGAATTGTATACTCTACTAAGATCCAGCAGGTTGACTACGAATATGAAAAGCCAAGCATTGGCTGGGACAACTACAGCTTGCTCGGTTTCTTCGCAGACAAGTATATCCCACTGAAATCCAACAGCGCTGACAAACTCGCCAAGCTTGTTCTTGACAGCGATGACAAGTACACTGTCAGAACCGGCGAAACCCTTGACCTCGGACAGGGCTACTCTCTCCAGGCCAAGCAGGTCGATGTTGACGGTAATAAGGTCTGGCTCGAATTCGACAAGGACGGAGAATATGTAGATGACGAAATCATCGATGTTGGAGAAGGTGACAGCACCTGGGACGTCGAACTTGATGACATCCAGGATGAAGATGATGTTGTTGTCCTGAAGGTCCATGTCAACCAGGTCTTCCAGGGTGCAGTCGACAGCATTGCCCAGATTGAAGGTCTCTGGCTCATTGACTACGCAAACGCCATAAAGATCGAATCTGATGATGAATTCGGTGACCTCGATGATGTTTCCATTAACGGTGACACCCTTAACATCACCAATGAAGACACCTTTACTCTGACCAGGGATTCCACAAATGAACTTGCTGAAGGTCTGTCTTTCAAGGTCGCTGACACCTCAAGCAATATGCTCAGGTTCTATCTCGCAAAGGAAATCACTGATCCCGGAACCTATGAAGTAAGAGGTAGTGTTGCCTCTGGAGCATATGACTGGGATGCAAGCAACTTTGCAGGTTTCTACTACGACCTTAATGACAATGTTGAAACAGAAAATCTCAGTGTTTCAAATCTTAAAGGAAATGTAATTCAAAAGGGTGGTCTCGTCTACACAACCTCCATTAAAGATGTTGACTACGAATATTATAAGCCAAGCCTTGACTGGGACCAGTATCCAGTTATTGGCTTCTTTGCAGAGGAATACATCCCACTTAAATCCAACAGCGCTGACAAACTTGCCAAGCTTGTTCTTGACAGCGATGACAAGTATACCGTTAAAACCGGCGAAACCCTTGACCTCGGTGAAGGTTACTCTCTCCAAGCCAAGCAGGTCGATGTTGACGGTAATAAGGTCTGGCTTGAATTTGACAAGGATGGAGAATATGTAGATGACGAAATCATTGATGTTGGAGACGGTGACAGCACCTGGGACGTCGAACTTGATGACATCCAGGATGAAGATGATGTTGTTGTCCTGAAGGTCCATGTCAACCAGGTCTTCCAGGGTGCAGTCGACAGCATTGCCCAGATTGAAGGTCTCTGGCTCATTGACTACGCAAACGCTATAAAGATCGAATCTGACGATGAATTCGGCGAACTCAATGATGTTTCCATACAGGGAGATACCCTAAAGATCAGCAATGACGACACCTTTACTCTGACCAGAGACTCTGATCAGGACATTGCAGAGGGTATGTCCTTCAAGATCGCTGACACTTCAACTTCCGACCTCAGGTACTACCCATTCGTCGAGAGGACTGTCGGTAATAACACCACTGTATCTGACATCACAAAACCGAGTGGCAACGAAACCGTTGGCAACGAAACCGTAACTCCTGCTAATATCACCACCGAAACTCCGGAAGATGTGAACGCAACACCAGAAACTCCGGAAGCGACTACTCCAGAAGAACCAACCGATAACGCAACTAAGCCCGAAGAAAATAGCACCCCAGGATTTGGAGTTGTTCTTGGACTTGTCGGACTCCTTGGAGTTGTCTACCTCGTCAGGAGGAACAACTAA
- a CDS encoding DUF134 domain-containing protein, whose translation MVNKVKRRVSCFPKATYYKPREIPLCCLEIINLSIEEIEAVRLCDLLKIEQNEAADRMGVSRKTFWSDLQRAREKIADALVNGKAIEISGGEYVNTGECKVNFLCKECDYMWEAKDNQPRPTSCPNCGSNLIFRIGGDGRGMRFIENNFCCPKKKGKQ comes from the coding sequence ATGGTCAATAAAGTTAAGCGTAGAGTATCTTGTTTTCCAAAGGCCACCTATTATAAGCCCAGAGAAATCCCTCTTTGCTGTTTGGAAATAATTAACCTATCTATAGAAGAGATTGAAGCTGTTCGTCTTTGCGACCTTCTCAAGATAGAGCAGAATGAGGCTGCTGACAGGATGGGAGTATCCCGAAAAACTTTCTGGAGCGACCTCCAAAGGGCGCGGGAGAAGATTGCTGATGCCCTTGTCAACGGAAAAGCGATCGAGATCTCTGGAGGAGAATATGTTAATACTGGTGAATGCAAGGTCAATTTTCTCTGCAAAGAATGCGATTATATGTGGGAAGCAAAGGACAACCAGCCTCGCCCCACAAGCTGTCCAAACTGTGGCTCCAATCTAATATTCCGAATTGGTGGCGATGGGAGGGGAATGAGGTTTATTGAAAATAATTTCTGTTGTCCTAAAAAAAAAGGAAAGCAGTAA